From Suricata suricatta isolate VVHF042 chromosome 1, meerkat_22Aug2017_6uvM2_HiC, whole genome shotgun sequence, a single genomic window includes:
- the FAM149A gene encoding protein FAM149A isoform X1 gives MLFEGKGSPQTQNLEAECGEWARRSLHLRVLGRQLIMPTDEGFQHFQGNQPGSAVHTPFLDACRRSHSSRELCVSGSQILPGVCPAPAPPGPACTRPADLLAWAPLEEEVYGVDGKMEEYFAFDRKEEGDECPERKAGHRHRMWHKHGLPPVSPPDCIRGAVAAEVFDHVWTDVVQLLEELIRKHWEVSLPGKKQKEKLKVAENKSPLMLISRMNTDALSVPPSRGSEARSISLAPHLNPPQVHRFSNNFYSDLSGVMTIQAKPLQQRPTYFADRTQNEQEDKSLGVGASAPSLARHRLGRVLDARGLHASSRKAAAHTRLPSLTSDPQRMRTPNVHSDEVLRGTKLQTGPDRGSPPPAQASRSRLPPIGSETGEQNVAVPGSRPLPLDTPRKGSLTLMEFAGHTWTSQSLLTGSQHPPKSFQRTTLTSRKRFQVAS, from the exons AGTATTAGGAAGACAGCTCATAATGCCGACCGATGAAGGGTTCCAACATTTCCAGGGCAACCAGCCGGGTTCCGCGGTCCACACACCCTTCCTGGATGCCTGCAGACGCAGCCACAGCAGCAGAGA gctgtgtgtctctggctctcagaTTCTCCCGGGGGtgtgccccgcccctgccccgcccggCCCTGCCTGCACACGGCCTGCTGACCTGCTGGCATGGGCACCCCTGGAAGAAGAGGTGTATGGTGTGGATGGAAAGATGGaagaatattttgcttttgacAGAAAAGAAGA GGGTGATGAATGTCCTGAACGAAAAGCAGGTCATCGTCACAGGATGTGGCACAAACACGGACTTCCTCCTGTTTCTCCTCCTGACTGTATCAGAGGTGCCGTGGCTGCAGAAGTGTTTGATCACGTCTGGACAGATGTGGTCCAACTATTGGAAGAGCTGATTAGAAAACACTGGGAAGTTTCCCTCCCAG gaaagaaacagaaagaaaaattgaaagtagCTGAGAATAAATCTCCACTTATGCTCATTTCTCGTATGAACACTGATGCATTGAGTGTTCCCCCATCCAGAGGCTCTGAAGCCCGGAGTATATCCCTGGCCCCTCATCTTAACCCACCTCAG GTTCATCGCTTCTCCAACAATTTTTACAGTGATTTGAGTGGTGTGATGACAATTCAAGCAAAGCCTCTTCAGCAGAGACCTACCTATTTTGCAGATAGAACACA GAATGAGCAAGAAGACAAATCACTGGGCGTGGGGGCCAGTGCTCCGTCTTTGGCCCGGCACCGTCTGGGACGCGTCTTGGATGCTCGCGGACTCCACGCTTCCTCAAGAAAAGCAGCTGCCCATACGAGGCTGCCGTCTCTTACTTCAGACCCCCAGAGAATGAGAACCCCCAATGTGCACAGTGACGAGGTCCTTAGGGGCACAAAGCT GCAAACCGGCCCAGACCGGGGGTCCCCCCCGCCAGCGCAGGCCTCCCGGAGCAGGTTACCCCCCATCGGCTCAGAGACTGGTGAGCAGAATGTCGCAGTTCCCGGATCTCGACCTCTTCCT TTAGATACTCCTCGAAAAGGTTCATTGACCCTGATGGAATTTGCAGGCCACACATGGACAAGTCAAAGTCTATTGACAG GTTCGCAGCATCCACCAAAATCTTTCCAGAGGACGACTCTGACTTCAAGAAAGAGATTCCAGGTGGCATCTTGA
- the FAM149A gene encoding protein FAM149A isoform X2, producing MLFEGKGSPQTQNLEAECGEWARRSLHLRVLGRQLIMPTDEGFQHFQGNQPGSAVHTPFLDACRRSHSSRELCVSGSQILPGVCPAPAPPGPACTRPADLLAWAPLEEEVYGVDGKMEEYFAFDRKEEGDECPERKAGHRHRMWHKHGLPPVSPPDCIRGAVAAEVFDHVWTDVVQLLEELIRKHWEVSLPGKKQKEKLKVAENKSPLMLISRMNTDALSVPPSRGSEARSISLAPHLNPPQVHRFSNNFYSDLSGVMTIQAKPLQQRPTYFADRTQNEQEDKSLGVGASAPSLARHRLGRVLDARGLHASSRKAAAHTRLPSLTSDPQRMRTPNVHSDEVLRGTKLQTGPDRGSPPPAQASRSRLPPIGSETGEQNVAVPGSRPLPYRGRHPQNRVLSAVPDSLQRSSLRERSLTTEQFSRPSTTHTFRLDTPRKGSLTLMEFAGHTWTSQSLLTGSQHPPKSFQRTTLTSRKRFQVAS from the exons AGTATTAGGAAGACAGCTCATAATGCCGACCGATGAAGGGTTCCAACATTTCCAGGGCAACCAGCCGGGTTCCGCGGTCCACACACCCTTCCTGGATGCCTGCAGACGCAGCCACAGCAGCAGAGA gctgtgtgtctctggctctcagaTTCTCCCGGGGGtgtgccccgcccctgccccgcccggCCCTGCCTGCACACGGCCTGCTGACCTGCTGGCATGGGCACCCCTGGAAGAAGAGGTGTATGGTGTGGATGGAAAGATGGaagaatattttgcttttgacAGAAAAGAAGA GGGTGATGAATGTCCTGAACGAAAAGCAGGTCATCGTCACAGGATGTGGCACAAACACGGACTTCCTCCTGTTTCTCCTCCTGACTGTATCAGAGGTGCCGTGGCTGCAGAAGTGTTTGATCACGTCTGGACAGATGTGGTCCAACTATTGGAAGAGCTGATTAGAAAACACTGGGAAGTTTCCCTCCCAG gaaagaaacagaaagaaaaattgaaagtagCTGAGAATAAATCTCCACTTATGCTCATTTCTCGTATGAACACTGATGCATTGAGTGTTCCCCCATCCAGAGGCTCTGAAGCCCGGAGTATATCCCTGGCCCCTCATCTTAACCCACCTCAG GTTCATCGCTTCTCCAACAATTTTTACAGTGATTTGAGTGGTGTGATGACAATTCAAGCAAAGCCTCTTCAGCAGAGACCTACCTATTTTGCAGATAGAACACA GAATGAGCAAGAAGACAAATCACTGGGCGTGGGGGCCAGTGCTCCGTCTTTGGCCCGGCACCGTCTGGGACGCGTCTTGGATGCTCGCGGACTCCACGCTTCCTCAAGAAAAGCAGCTGCCCATACGAGGCTGCCGTCTCTTACTTCAGACCCCCAGAGAATGAGAACCCCCAATGTGCACAGTGACGAGGTCCTTAGGGGCACAAAGCT GCAAACCGGCCCAGACCGGGGGTCCCCCCCGCCAGCGCAGGCCTCCCGGAGCAGGTTACCCCCCATCGGCTCAGAGACTGGTGAGCAGAATGTCGCAGTTCCCGGATCTCGACCTCTTCCT TACAGAGGGAGGCATCCTCAAAACCGTGTGTTAAGCGCAGTACCTGACAGTTTACAACGCTCGTCTCTTCGAGAAAGGTCTCTGACCACGGAACAGTTTTCAAGGCCCAGCACAACCCATACATTTCGG TTAGATACTCCTCGAAAAGGTTCATTGACCCTGATGGAATTTGCAGGCCACACATGGACAAGTCAAAGTCTATTGACAG GTTCGCAGCATCCACCAAAATCTTTCCAGAGGACGACTCTGACTTCAAGAAAGAGATTCCAGGTGGCATCTTGA